A window of Parasynechococcus marenigrum WH 8102 contains these coding sequences:
- a CDS encoding 6-carboxytetrahydropterin synthase, with the protein MPDPPTRFTCSKQFEGYPCCHRQWRHAGHCRFVHGYSRSFTLWFAATELDECGFVVDFSSLRPLEQQLREQFDHTFLVNADDPLLEDWRRLHEQGALDLRVMDNVGMESTAALVWDWANSLLKQRDGGRSCCWAVEARENSRNAAQVHAVPSWFEAAG; encoded by the coding sequence GTGCCTGACCCCCCGACGCGTTTCACCTGCAGCAAACAGTTCGAGGGCTATCCCTGTTGCCATCGCCAGTGGCGCCATGCGGGGCATTGCCGCTTCGTGCACGGATACAGCAGGAGTTTCACGCTTTGGTTCGCCGCCACCGAGCTTGATGAGTGTGGGTTTGTGGTCGATTTCTCAAGTTTGCGTCCGTTGGAGCAGCAGCTGCGCGAGCAGTTCGACCACACCTTTTTGGTCAATGCCGATGATCCTCTTCTTGAGGATTGGAGAAGGTTGCATGAACAGGGAGCGCTTGATCTGCGGGTGATGGACAACGTGGGGATGGAGTCAACCGCCGCTCTGGTATGGGATTGGGCCAACAGCCTCCTCAAGCAACGGGATGGCGGACGTAGCTGCTGCTGGGCTGTTGAAGCGCGTGAGAATTCGCGCAATGCTGCGCAGGTTCATGCTGTGCCGTCTTGGTTCGAGGCTGCTGGTTGA
- the hisIE gene encoding bifunctional phosphoribosyl-AMP cyclohydrolase/phosphoribosyl-ATP diphosphatase HisIE, which translates to MQPLSPAFIDQLRFNEAGLIPAIAQDWLDGAVLMVAWMNRESIQQTLNSGEAHYWSRSRQELWHKGATSGHTQTLRSIRYDCDADVLLLTIEQRGDIACHTGARSCFYEGGDQRSDGGSNALSPPADACTELFRVIESRRDNPEEGSYTNKLLEGGDNKILKKIGEESAEFVMACKDDNPEEIAGEAADILFHMQVALAHHGVSWRQVQEVLAARRGAPRRH; encoded by the coding sequence ATGCAGCCCCTCAGCCCCGCCTTCATCGACCAACTCCGTTTTAACGAAGCGGGGTTGATCCCAGCGATCGCCCAGGACTGGCTGGACGGGGCCGTTCTGATGGTGGCCTGGATGAACAGGGAATCGATCCAACAAACCCTGAACAGCGGCGAGGCCCATTACTGGAGTCGTTCACGACAGGAGCTGTGGCACAAAGGAGCCACCAGTGGTCACACCCAGACCCTGCGTTCCATCCGCTACGACTGCGATGCTGATGTGCTGCTGCTGACCATCGAACAACGTGGCGACATCGCTTGCCACACCGGTGCCCGCAGCTGCTTCTACGAAGGCGGCGATCAACGTTCCGATGGGGGCTCAAATGCCTTGTCTCCCCCTGCGGACGCTTGCACCGAGCTGTTTCGCGTGATCGAGTCTCGGCGAGACAACCCGGAGGAAGGCAGCTACACAAACAAGCTGCTGGAGGGGGGTGACAACAAGATTCTCAAGAAAATCGGCGAGGAGAGTGCTGAATTCGTGATGGCCTGCAAGGACGACAATCCTGAGGAGATCGCAGGAGAAGCCGCCGACATCCTCTTCCACATGCAAGTGGCCTTGGCGCACCACGGCGTGAGCTGGCGTCAGGTTCAGGAGGTGCTGGCCGCACGACGAGGTGCCCCGAGGCGGCACTAG
- a CDS encoding L,D-transpeptidase family protein encodes MLTIRSLFSLALLVTLASCSSADDPVAEREQAPESRRLVRIQLDVENPSASEGILEASGEAQRFPVGFGRLGLACAGTSFQDGLTPLGRFRVNAILSDSDFAMEADLVEQSGKTEAELKDSLFRNMSSIDFKGDGQSGEYGIGFISLTPLPPTDQPFQFNTYKGKFRWYSFAIHGTNDERRVGQSVTGGCINVNQDTLTTLLGTLQLGDEVVISSDSPCLP; translated from the coding sequence GTGCTGACTATTCGCTCTCTGTTTTCGCTGGCCTTGCTGGTGACCCTCGCCAGCTGTTCAAGCGCTGACGACCCCGTGGCAGAGAGGGAGCAGGCGCCCGAGTCGAGGCGTCTGGTGCGAATTCAATTGGATGTTGAGAACCCTTCTGCCAGTGAGGGAATTCTTGAAGCCAGTGGAGAGGCACAGCGATTTCCAGTCGGTTTCGGCCGCTTGGGTCTCGCCTGTGCTGGCACTAGCTTTCAGGATGGGCTGACGCCCCTCGGCAGGTTTCGTGTCAACGCGATCCTCAGTGACAGCGACTTCGCGATGGAGGCTGATCTGGTGGAACAATCCGGCAAGACTGAAGCGGAGCTGAAGGACTCACTGTTCCGCAACATGAGTTCCATCGATTTCAAGGGCGACGGTCAGTCCGGCGAGTACGGCATCGGATTTATCAGTTTGACCCCGCTACCCCCCACGGACCAACCATTTCAGTTCAACACCTACAAGGGCAAGTTCCGCTGGTACAGCTTCGCCATCCACGGCACCAACGACGAGCGGCGCGTCGGTCAATCGGTGACCGGTGGTTGCATCAACGTCAACCAGGACACGTTGACGACTTTGCTCGGCACGCTTCAGCTTGGCGATGAGGTGGTGATCAGCAGCGATAGCCCCTGTCTGCCCTAG
- a CDS encoding zinc metalloprotease translates to MPAEPCPPAQEIRLVEASPLTPLPLSEVSAGYSLSLATTSMGPASLPRWCVWVQPATGNPPDRWQARWLSAVDEALDTWSAHLPVVRVQDPGRAHVQLLRRRPPRRRTASGWRASNGRSRLQIVRARRRGVWRFEPKVSVLVSPELRAPVLQATALHELGHAFGLWGHSSDSGDAMAVHQGKAPVLKLSERDLETLQWLRSQDARFGVSEGSETQD, encoded by the coding sequence ATGCCTGCAGAGCCCTGTCCTCCAGCTCAGGAAATCCGCCTGGTGGAGGCCTCGCCGTTGACCCCCTTGCCGTTGTCTGAGGTCTCGGCGGGGTACAGCCTCTCTCTGGCTACCACCTCCATGGGGCCGGCCTCACTGCCCAGATGGTGCGTTTGGGTTCAGCCAGCTACGGGTAATCCGCCTGATCGTTGGCAAGCGCGTTGGCTTTCAGCTGTTGATGAGGCTCTCGATACCTGGTCAGCTCATCTTCCTGTGGTTCGTGTCCAGGATCCGGGTCGGGCCCATGTGCAGTTGCTGCGTCGAAGGCCACCGCGGCGGCGGACAGCGAGTGGCTGGCGTGCCAGCAATGGTCGTAGTCGTTTGCAGATCGTGAGGGCGCGTCGACGGGGCGTGTGGCGCTTTGAGCCCAAGGTGTCGGTGCTCGTCTCCCCGGAATTACGAGCGCCGGTGCTTCAGGCCACGGCTCTGCATGAGCTGGGCCACGCCTTCGGGCTGTGGGGACATAGTTCTGACTCTGGAGATGCCATGGCTGTTCACCAGGGCAAGGCCCCGGTCCTGAAGCTTTCGGAGAGAGATCTCGAGACACTGCAATGGCTGCGCAGCCAGGACGCCCGCTTTGGAGTTTCAGAGGGAAGCGAGACGCAAGATTGA